From Triticum aestivum cultivar Chinese Spring chromosome 7B, IWGSC CS RefSeq v2.1, whole genome shotgun sequence:
GTTCGAGGAAATtcagaaaacctttttggtttcaATTTTTGTTCGACTtattgaaaaaatatttgaaaattcCAATTGTTGTTCGTGTTTTCTAAAAGTTATtggttttcaaaattttgttcgtactgttcaaaaaatattcatgttttatcATTCTGAACAATCTTTTAAGGACACAAACATTTAAAAAAAAACTTGTACGTTTTCTGAAAATGCGATTTTTTAATTTATGAACAAAATTGGGAAAAAAAAGTGAATATTTTTTTAAAGCGTTCACATTTTTTTGAAAAGAAACAAAACTTGAAAGAGGAAAGaaacacaaaaaaagaaaaagaaacagaggAAAGAATGGTTCGCTACACTAAACCGGTTGCTGTGATTATTCTTATAGCTGGCGTTTCTTTTTTGacaacagcgaactcatcagctgGACTGGTTAGCGAGTAGCGCATAGAAAACTGAGGCGCACTGTTCAAATCCTTTTGCTGTCATTTCTTTATCGGTGGTTTTTCCACAGTTTTCACgcgataatgggccggcccagtcgggaagCTCTCCCTCTGCGGCTCAAACACAGCGCGCGTCGTATTGGGGCACTCAAATATACGTACACATGAGTTGTCAAAAGACTATTTTGTCCTTTATACGTTTTAggagggggttgtaccgaagcgggaCTCGCTTGGGGAAAAAATTATATACAAGTGTATTGCATTGGCAGATGCCCTCTGACAGCAATGTACAGATGTATTGCATCACAAATGGTGACCGTCTGGCTTGCCTAGGAGCTGCCCTTCTTTCGGTAATGGTGCGGGGACAAAGATCTTTCCTCAGCCGTCTTGTTCAGATTAACGCAAGCACCTTTATCATCTTTTATGAATTCAAGGATGGTTGAACCTTTTTCCTTCGACCTGTTGCAAGGAGGTGTGTATATTCCTAAGTCAAATGGAAGTATCTTTTCCCACAAGGATTACCAAGTGGGTAGTTCCACTGCCTGTTATGTGATAATTTGGGTCATCTTTGAGCTGGGGCTGCTTCTTTGTTCATCTTTGAGAGATATTGAGCTTCAGATGTATGAAGAATTATTcatgtaaaacaatattttttttCCATACTCTACATGTTACAAACTTGGTATTATGCAGTGTTTCTTTCAGAATTACCAGCGCTCAAAATGTCGTTCAAATCAATGAAAGGCGGGTACAGACCTATGTTAGTAAAGACCAAACCCCAGATTTCCATTTTAGACCATAACCTGTTGCATGTCAGATGTGCATATTTGGTTTGACTTTCTTCATCTGTACGATGACATGCATCTCATGGGCTACTGTAGCTCAGACTGCGGGAGACCCTTTTGTCCAATTGTGGCGTTGTGTGCATGACTTTGGGCAGCAAGAAAATAAAGAATATGGGCTAGATCTGTATACATGTAGTgttgcttttttattttcttaaaggAAATTTAAGGCATGTGGGCGTGCGACCAATTTGTGCTAAGATATTATCACACCTCTAGTCCCTCTCGCCCACCACCATTTGACGCTCTCCAATACTGTAATGGATTACATAATTTTAGCTTACTTTCCATAGAATTTTACTGTTGAATTACAATTATTTCAATGGCATTCATTTCGCAGTGACATTTTTGCGAAAACCCCCTCTGTGAATTCCCGACACAACCCGCAGTCCCTGGTCGTCTCCCTCGCATCCTCACTCGTCTCCCCTGCGCGCCGGAGCCCTCCCTCTCGGCTCCCGCTGCGCTGGAGCTCCCCTGCTCGGCTCCCCTGCGCGTCGCCGGAGCTGCCTCGGCCCACATCTCCACCGCGTTGCTTCCCTCTCCTTGTTCCCTTGCTCGTTCCCCATGGTGAACCATGGGAAGGAGAAGGCTCGATTTTTGTTCTCGATCTGCTCTCCGACGGCGGCGGCCTTCCCCGAGCTTGGCGAGCTGGAGCTGTCCCTTCCCGTCGTCGATCTGCTCTCCGCGACGCCGCCTGCCTCCCCGGACCATCCCCTCTCGCTCAGCCGCGTCTCCCTCCCTGGAGCAGCCGCTCCCGCCCAACCCAAAGCCGCCGGCCGGAGCTACGCCGCAGCACgctccctccctcctcttcttgGGGACCGGATTGTGGCCGAGGAGGATCTTGCCCTTGTCGCCCAGCAGCTCCCGCTCCAACGGGCTCGTCCACAAATCCGGCAGCACCAGCCGCTCTTCCCTCTTCCGGTccgccctcctccctcccctcccctcccctcccctcccgtggCATGCTCTATTCTGTTATCTTCCTTCTTTCTTTGTCCTGATGATTTTTACTGATGGAGTTGTACACATAGGCGACCCAAATCCAACATTTTAGTAAGATTTGTACTGTCTCAAAATTCACCCATGAACCCTGACTCTGAAATTAGTACTGTCTCAAAGTTCAATAAGATTTGCTCATTGTTGCGCAGTACTGAATCATGGATTATATTGTGGCTCTGCAGGTCTAGCCCATCGACGACGATGGCTCCTCCTCATGCTCAT
This genomic window contains:
- the LOC123155971 gene encoding uncharacterized protein isoform X3 yields the protein MVNHGKEKARFLFSICSPTAAAFPELGELELSLPVVDLLSATPPASPDHPLSLSRVSLPGAAAPAQPKAAGRSYAAARSLPPLLGDRIVAEEDLALVAQQLPLQRARPQIRQHQPLFPLPATQIQHFSLAHRRRWLLLMLIGLVHKCSTSLHWEADTVFLGGRGFGTAMSSLILTVLEFRVWLYFCLGRVITFLTGALDYEDGQLDTKRYGEQYASKGEDVDLMLLPEQIPSYRDPVSLCFFCSKKKFYPLVKF
- the LOC123155971 gene encoding uncharacterized protein isoform X1 produces the protein MVNHGKEKARFLFSICSPTAAAFPELGELELSLPVVDLLSATPPASPDHPLSLSRVSLPGAAAPAQPKAAGRSYAAARSLPPLLGDRIVAEEDLALVAQQLPLQRARPQIRQHQPLFPLPATQIQHFSLAHRRRWLLLMLIGLVHKCSTSLHWEADTVFLGGRGFGTAMSSLILTVLEFRVWLYFCLGRVITFLTGALDYEDGQLDTKRYGEQYASKGEDVDLMLLPEQIPSYRDPVHSKKLVLNSPPAPRPRPDGRNAD
- the LOC123155971 gene encoding uncharacterized protein isoform X2, coding for MVNHGKEKARFLFSICSPTAAAFPELGELELSLPVVDLLSATPPASPDHPLSLSRVSLPGAAAPAQPKAAGRSYAAARSLPPLLGDRIVAEEDLALVAQQLPLQRARPQIRQHQPLFPLPATQIQHFSLAHRRRWLLLMLIGLVHKCSTSLHWEADTVFLGGRGFGTAMSSLILTVLEFRVWLYFCLGVITFLTGALDYEDGQLDTKRYGEQYASKGEDVDLMLLPEQIPSYRDPVHSKKLVLNSPPAPRPRPDGRNAD